The DNA segment TTCACGATCCCGGAAAGGCGTTAGCTCTTCAACGCAATACGGTAAAACAGCTCCTAATGCTTCTTTTATGTATACTTTGCTCCAATAACTAGGATGTAAGTCATAACCTACCTCACATTTTTTACACAAAGCTGGAGATTATTCAAGCCAATCGTACCAACCAGTTCTACAGATTCTTTAACTTGAAGTTCCTATCGAATGGTTTTTTTCCATGTTTGTTGCAAAAGACTGTATCATTTTCTCCGCTTGTTCTACTTCAACAAATGGATCCATCCCTTAATATCGAGTCACATCTTCACGCTAGAATTGTTTAAAAAGAGTAGAGGCGTTGATGT comes from the Paenisporosarcina antarctica genome and includes:
- a CDS encoding GNAT family N-acetyltransferase, whose translation is MCKKCEVGYDLHPSYWSKVYIKEALGAVLPYCVEELTPFRDRELTLARGKRTYQK